The Methylomicrobium agile genome has a segment encoding these proteins:
- a CDS encoding ParB/RepB/Spo0J family partition protein produces the protein MSIKKRGLSRGLDALLGDVSITKPEVTLSSAPSHALQALPVEFLQRGRYQPRRDINPEKLQELADSIKAQGVIQPVVVRKLESEKYEIVAGERRWRAAQLAGLHEVPVVVKEIDDRTAMAVALIENIQREDLNPLEEAEALARLLDEFGMTHQQIADAVGKSRVTVTNLLRLLDLHPEVKKLLLNKHIEMGHARALLGLEGQKQVAAAYKIDKEGLTVRAAERLVRELQSPEDETKKIKIIDRDTLRLQEDLTSRLGAKVSIDHKKNGAGKLIIAYSSLEELDGIIGQIK, from the coding sequence ATGTCGATCAAGAAACGTGGATTAAGCCGCGGCCTCGATGCATTGCTCGGCGATGTTTCAATTACTAAACCGGAAGTAACGCTGTCTTCAGCCCCTTCGCACGCGTTGCAAGCGCTGCCTGTCGAGTTTCTGCAACGCGGCAGATACCAGCCGCGCCGGGACATCAATCCGGAAAAACTGCAGGAACTGGCCGATTCGATCAAGGCGCAGGGTGTGATCCAGCCGGTCGTGGTGCGCAAGCTCGAAAGCGAAAAATACGAAATCGTTGCCGGCGAGCGGCGCTGGCGCGCGGCGCAACTGGCCGGATTACACGAAGTGCCGGTCGTGGTGAAGGAGATCGACGACCGTACCGCGATGGCGGTCGCGTTGATCGAAAACATCCAGCGCGAAGATTTGAATCCGCTCGAAGAAGCGGAAGCGTTGGCGCGCCTGCTCGACGAGTTCGGCATGACCCATCAACAGATCGCCGATGCGGTCGGCAAATCGCGGGTGACCGTGACCAATTTATTGCGGCTTTTGGATTTGCACCCGGAAGTCAAAAAGCTGCTGTTGAATAAACATATCGAAATGGGCCATGCGCGCGCCCTGCTCGGCTTGGAAGGACAGAAACAGGTCGCCGCCGCGTATAAAATCGACAAGGAAGGTTTGACGGTCCGGGCCGCCGAACGGTTGGTCAGGGAGCTTCAGTCGCCTGAGGACGAGACGAAAAAAATCAAAATCATCGATCGGGATACTCTGCGCCTGCAGGAAGACCTGACTTCCCGCTTGGGTGCGAAGGTTTCGATCGACCATAAAAAAAACGGCGCCGGCAAGCTGATCATCGCTTATTCCAGCCTGGAAGAGCTCGATGGGATCATCGGGCAGATCAAATAA